The Juglans microcarpa x Juglans regia isolate MS1-56 chromosome 8D, Jm3101_v1.0, whole genome shotgun sequence genomic sequence GTCTGTAttcattctttttaaacttaatgtttaagaataattatatacTGGAACTCATAAAGTTGACGAGTTGTAATTGTGGAGTGCTGTAACAATAGCATGTTGCGTAGTGCTTAGCTAGTTTGATCAAACTTCAAAGTCTCATTCACTTTCttcaaggtctaaggttcaacaccttatgtgtgcaaacaatcctttagGATTACACTCCCTGATAAAAAatcagcgatttaaccagttctgtgTAGAAAAACTTCCGAAGATGCGGTGCACGAGACCGGAGTTTACTCTGTAGGGGTGGGTTTGAAgagccctgccttggagaggtttccgacattaaaaaaaaaaaaaaaaaatccccaatTCTCTATGATTCGAAATGGTCCATCTATATCTTCAGATAAAAAAACGTGTATTGCATGTGAAGGACCCAAAGGAGGAAAATGCAGTGTTTTGACCCTCCTTTTTTCCTCCTTCCCTGCAAGGAATAGAACCCTCTCGTACACGACCAGCAAAAGGTCAAAAAAGGCATACCCATTAGCTCATATGAAAGGGTTTCATCCACTCCAACACCCTTCTTTTCAACACCCTTCTTTTCAAGGGTCGTCGTTGGATTAACCTATATAGCAAAGCAGCATATGTATGAAAGAAACCCATGAAATAATCAGAACACCCGAGTTCGCTAGCACAAGCACCGCATgatgttagagagagagagagagagagagagagagatgggagaGCAATATAAACACGTAATCAGACAGGTCTCACTATTCAATACTATTCTACAATGGAAAATTGTCATCCTAGTGCCGGTTACAAGCTTAGCTGCACTTCACAACCAATAACAAGTCCGAGGATATCATACTAGCTCTTCAATACTGTCTtctgttttgtttaaaaccctGGCGGAGTTCTGACCGAGATTTTGCCACTTCCACAAATATCACCCGACCATCCAAAAACTGTAAAAAGAAAGTTTGTGCCAGTTATACAATGCAATTATATCACATTAAGAGGATTACCAGAATAACAAAACACGTACACTTAAGACCCCGACCCAGAAAGATCCTAACCCACTTTCAATAGAATAGAATTCAAAGTTTTAAACCCAGACATCCTCGTGCACCTAGAAAGTTTACAGCATGTGCAGTAGAAAATGAAACCTTGAGCTGCAATAGCAAATAGATGCAACCAATGTAAGATTTGGGCTCAAAGAAGGAAAGGATAACAATGAAATTCACCATCTGGTTTCGCTCAAAAGttcttttgaattaaaattttctaaagaGCTAGAAGTCACAAGACTAAGCCTGAAGAAGTAGGGACTATTAGATTCCCCAATGACAGATTATTGTTATCAAACATATCTTGTAGTCCTAAGATGCCCAACAAGCACATGacatatatatcaattactTGGAGATtcgaggaaagaaaaaaacccCCATCAACCTACTTCTTATTTCTCTATACAGTCcagttaaaaataaatgactCTCCTTTTTATGCAGGTATATCAAAAGTGGAACATTATGTTGTTGCCTATTGAGCATTTTGACCATCAAATCCATGCTGGGCCAAGACAAATAGCATCAATTTCCTGAGAGTGAACGACCAATCGTCATAAAATATACTGAAACAACAGTGTAGTCTCTTTATAGACCTTAATAGAAGCAAACTCACATCTTCATATACGAACCAAGGCTATATAGTGGATGTCAATTCCTTTTTGAAAACACAAGCCCCTCAACTAATGTCAATGTTGTGCAGCTTGATTAGCTGGTAAGATGTTAAAAACTTGGATCTCACCATCATTTAGCACAATTTGATTCACactttaaaattacttttgcaTATATCATGCATACTACAAGATTTTCCCATCCAATATTCCATGACCACTCTAAGCTTCACATATTAGGGTTCATTCATAAACTTATCAAGAGTGTAACAGCATCGTACATGTCAGAGGCTTTATAATTAACATCTTGATGATGATAGTGCCTTGCCACCTTTAAATTAGATAAGCCTGTTGATTTTTAACGTAAAAAATGCACCTTCAGCACCCATAATTTCACTTTTCAACACTTGAACAATCCAAGTGTCAACAAGAGATTTTCCACTTAATTAAGGTAAACATATTTGGAAGGAGAATTGATTCCATATTTAAATTACTACCACACGAATAATGTTAAAATGCTaaagagtaaaaggaaaagttaaaaaaaaaaaaaaaaaatgctagcaGAAACAATCAATTAAATGATTGCCGAACATAACCCAATAGGTTGCACCCTgccttaaaatatataatgcactatCTTGAAGTAAATGCAAAGTGCCactctgtttaaaaaaaattcatcttttttccTACTTTCCCCAAAACTTTGAATAGCTAACCTTAACTAATTTTCAGTTTATCAAACTTGGTTCACAATCAAGCCATCAGGAAGAAATTAATTCTTAGCACAGAAAACCAGCTAATGTCTAATAGAAAGATTACAAAAAGTTTCACTgtatacataaaatttaatttagagaTAGAAATCTTGATACATACCTTCCCATGCATTCCCTCAATAGCTTTTTGGGATTCCTCCTCCGTCACATAACGAATGAAAGCAAACCCTCTTGGTCTATTTGCTATTTTATCCATCACTAGATTGactgtaagaaaaataaaataatctgagAAACCAAAAGAATGTACCATCAAACAGGTGACACGGAATAATTTATACTGTAAGAAACCTGTTCAACGAAGGGCAGCATGTGACTTTTTAACTGTTCTCACCTTCTATGAGTTGACCAAAGTTCTCGAAAGCCTTTCGTAAGCTCTCTTCAGTGGTACGAAAAGAGAGACCTGCACGAAATAGCCAGTGAGTTACGACATGATCTTCACACCCCTgcatggatggatggatggagggagagagagagagagagagaagtgcaAAGGTGATTACAGTCAGTAAGGTAATCAAGGTACATCGTTCCTTAGAGCGCTTCAGCTTAGTACCATCACTAAAAACTTTCTTAAGCTGATTGAAAGTGTTTTTCCCTGCTCTTTGGCCCAATAGAGTCTTGTGCACCAATTGGGAACTATCATACTGCATAgtatagtatgctagaatatatattcatgtatatACAGATTGGGATCCAACAGAAGTGAATTGAACAATGCAGCAAGACTGCaggatatatcatatatatatggcacTGTCACATAAGGGTATGTATATGTGAGATCTGTAACAGTGCTGTCCGGCAGAAGTAAAACTAGGCAGCAAGTTTGAATTATCCATACCAGCTAGTACAGCATGACAAGTATATGATATGCATATGAGATATGTGTCTGACATGGACATCAAATATGTAATTGATAAAGAGTGTTGCCAGATTAATTTTGGAATGACTTCTCAATGAGTCATTCTATTTACAAGCCGGTGTGAGAATACACCATCCATATCATTGATGCGGTacgatttgatttgtaagatttaaatttgtaaatttttcttacaaatcaaaCCCTGTCACATCAGCAGTATGCAATATAATATGTCCTACACTTCGgcttatgaatataatttttctttcttaataacTTCGTTATAAATATCAGTCACTAAAACGTTTTGGCATCCAGTGCTATATAtgtttttcatctcatccaCATAATAGCAACAAGAAAAACTGCAACTTTAATGAGCACCTGACACCCCCcaccaaaagaaaacaaatagcACCATCAATGATGGTAATAACAAgtaataatatcattattaatataaaaaataaaataaaataatcaggCAGGTGGTAACATATTCGTAGAGGCTAAATGTTAATTGCTAGTACATTGTTTTACCAGATGATAACCGCAAGGTTTAATACTctaccgattaaaaaaaaaaaagaaaaaaaaaagggtttaatACTCAAAAATTATGTAGAGTTTCTTTGGaagcaaataaatttaaactaaCGACTAAGATGTATATGAGAAATCTATCGTAAATAGAAAAGATTAAAACGGATAAGAAGCCAACTAATGAATAAAAGAAACCTTCTTTCAGAAGAAAATGCAAAGCTATGATAACCCAGTTTTGTGATTTATGCCAAAACAGTGCCGAAATTTCGAGCAGTCAACATACAAATCAGCAGGAAAAGGTCACCAGGACCAGAAAAACACAGCGTTACACACCGGTGTACCACCACAGCAGATGGAGCACCATGGATTGCAAAGCTCTTTTCCTCCttggtttaatttttaataattaatcatttttaatccaaaaaaatttaatcccaattgagcgcaaaagacaaaaacaaaaacatcgaAAGGGAAAGAGAGCAAAATATTTCTAATCGTATTCGTATAATTGGGAATAGATATAATAGAGTGTTAAAGCTCACCACTCACGTAGAGCTTAGTAGAAGAAGTGTTGGGAGCAGaggacgatgaagaagaagaagtagggAGACACGCCAACACGAAGGAGGCACCATTTCTCAAAGACAACGAAGGGAATCGCCTCCCGTTGCTGCGGCTGCATCTGCATCTGCTGGTACAAGCACTCGTAAGAGAAGTAGGAAGAAGTAAGTGTTGGGTGTGTGCAACATTAGGGAAAAGAAGAAACGGAGGGTTTGTGATTGCGAGAAGAATGGCACTGGATCCCATATTGGCCACCCCCCAACAAAAAACTTCCAGGAACAGTTGATTACACGCTAACGGCTGACCATCTTATCTAGAGATGGAGAAAAGAGGGTTTGTATTTAATCAAATatgggtaaaaaaataaatttacatgttTTTAAGTAGTGTATAAAAGTATAGGATTTATatctagaatttttcttgattCATTAGATTTTAGAGTGAGCGTGGGAACACAAGTATTTCTTGATATTCTTacatattctatatattttctttccaaacattaTTCGATAAATGTGCAAATCGATTTCGGGTTGTTGGTCATTCTATGCCAAAATCGCCCATTTCCAATTGAGcaattgtatttataattttaagatgtgaAAGTCTCATacactttctttaaaaataacGGATAAATTTGAAACtcgcataaaaaaaattattttttaataatagaacatTTGAGCCATCCACTTGCTTGTACACACCACTACTCTATTTTGGACATCAATACACACGCCATAAGCACCGCACCACTAAATAAATTTGCATCTCTTTATCAACTTAAGTTATTGGGATAAAGTGtgatttatctcatttcaaactTCTGTGACAATTGATGGTTTAATAGTTTCCACTCCTAAGAGTCAAGAAGGTGTTTGAAGACGAAACATTAGCTCTATGGTTTCGTTTTTGGTTTTGCagtttttttaagaattaaaaaaaattctgtgaTGTTtccctttaaaataaaaaaatcaccagAGTCTAATTTAAGTAATCAAGTCTGCAAAATACTAAATAAAACAACATACTCAtaatcaaattgaaaatttttaatatagatatatatattttttcaaatgagaAGTTTtggctctttataaggttttaatgtaactccaattgtatcattgactagtctttttggagtata encodes the following:
- the LOC121242846 gene encoding organelle RRM domain-containing protein 6, chloroplastic isoform X2; this encodes MGSSAILLAITNPPFLLFPNVAHTQHLLLPTSLTSACTSRCRCSRSNGRRFPSLSLRNGASFVLACLPTSSSSSSSAPNTSSTKLYVSGLSFRTTEESLRKAFENFGQLIEVNLVMDKIANRPRGFAFIRYVTEEESQKAIEGMHGKEIDAICLGPAWI
- the LOC121242846 gene encoding organelle RRM domain-containing protein 6, chloroplastic isoform X1; this translates as MGSSAILLAITNPPFLLFPNVAHTQHLLLPTSLTSACTSRCRCSRSNGRRFPSLSLRNGASFVLACLPTSSSSSSSAPNTSSTKLYVSGLSFRTTEESLRKAFENFGQLIEVNLVMDKIANRPRGFAFIRYVTEEESQKAIEGMHGKFLDGRVIFVEVAKSRSELRQGFKQNRRQY